The Trueperaceae bacterium genome includes a window with the following:
- a CDS encoding flippase-like domain-containing protein: protein MTRAVIIAVGLGLAGLAVSFWLLGEDLGTALAVPAWAYAAGLGLAAVNYAAGALRLVMLAARAGRRLGYPAALRAYALGLFTAALTPGSAGQAPAVALSLVQGGMSPADAWTINVRVWILDLVFLAWSVPLSVLVLGRSTRVFAGARPELVAAVAFVLAGLMVAVLLFRLRWLTRLAAWLVGVPGLRRWRAGLRVFLERFESAHANLRPAPLHRHAALHLTTFVIYFTTYFTFFVVVAAMRPGASPLVAMASAQVPSVASSFFPTPGGTGLLEVGTASLMRLSSPSARRVDVPVAPEDAGARGDGFGGAKGAAGLLVVTDDAKKAQAGVAAAILAWRVLTYYLRMVVGLAWGGSLLRKRRES, encoded by the coding sequence GTGACGCGGGCCGTCATCATCGCCGTCGGCCTCGGGCTCGCCGGCCTGGCGGTGTCGTTCTGGTTGCTCGGCGAGGACCTCGGCACGGCGCTCGCGGTCCCGGCGTGGGCGTACGCGGCAGGCCTGGGCCTGGCGGCCGTCAACTACGCCGCCGGGGCCCTGCGCCTCGTGATGCTTGCCGCCCGGGCCGGCCGCCGGTTGGGTTACCCGGCCGCGCTGCGCGCCTACGCCCTCGGCCTGTTCACCGCGGCGCTCACGCCGGGCAGCGCCGGCCAGGCGCCCGCCGTGGCCCTGTCGCTCGTGCAGGGCGGCATGAGCCCGGCCGACGCCTGGACCATCAACGTGCGCGTGTGGATCCTCGATCTCGTCTTCCTGGCTTGGTCCGTGCCGCTCAGCGTCCTCGTGCTCGGCCGCTCGACGCGCGTGTTCGCGGGCGCCAGGCCCGAGCTCGTGGCGGCGGTCGCGTTCGTGCTCGCGGGCCTGATGGTCGCCGTCCTCCTGTTCCGGTTGCGGTGGCTCACACGCCTCGCCGCCTGGCTCGTCGGCGTCCCCGGGCTGAGGCGGTGGCGCGCCGGCCTCCGCGTGTTCCTCGAACGCTTCGAGTCAGCCCACGCCAACCTCCGGCCCGCGCCACTGCACCGGCACGCGGCACTGCACCTCACGACCTTCGTGATCTACTTCACGACCTACTTCACGTTCTTCGTGGTCGTGGCCGCCATGCGGCCTGGCGCCTCGCCCCTCGTCGCCATGGCCAGCGCCCAGGTCCCCTCCGTGGCGTCGTCGTTCTTCCCCACGCCGGGCGGCACCGGCCTGCTGGAGGTCGGGACCGCCAGCCTGATGCGGCTGAGCTCCCCCAGCGCCCGCCGCGTCGACGTCCCCGTGGCGCCCGAGGACGCCGGCGCGCGCGGCGACGGTTTCGGCGGTGCGAAGGGCGCGGCCGGCCTCCTCGTCGTGACGGACGACGCCAAGAAGGCGCAGGCCGGCGTGGCCGCGGCCATCCTCGCCTGGCGCGTGCTCACCTACTACCTGCGCATGGTGGTAGGCCTCGCCTGGGGCGGGAGCCTGCTACGGAAGCGGCGGGAGAGCTAG
- a CDS encoding diguanylate cyclase, with amino-acid sequence MPDDAESLVERLRALAAAATAASFEFRYDEAVGRGNEALALVHLDPSSAPTTWDEHLAELDPAVLEHVAAAATAVAICTFRQADYMGSLLVARLELQARQWLGDEVGAAKALLGLGWCYHAVGLYQQALANQFQALDALEKLRPDAVAGPLNGIARAYLDLGQVDLALEYGERALHHASASPAGQRDLAIALRTIGQARRERGDTAGARAAFQESFDRSDAYGQRLAKLSLGQLAIDGAAWDEAQRHFSECLERLSPERRELVQCEALLGLGRVHLAKGEPQAALAPLGEAIARSSAGGSPVEAAAAHRAMSEAMATLGRWEQALHHFQNFHRLNERTLRQLSDRRTQILQLQLDVDRMRKDREIDRLRNVELARAYADLSHLHEQLEAQAARLRQLARTDELTGVANRRAFEERLGDELLRAKRLQRPLSLLMVDLDDFKLVNDTYTHVVGDAVLRATAEALLECTREIDMVARVGGEEFIVLLPETDAAGAHSVAAKVLESVTRRSHEAQGLAVTASVGLATLDALDDEMSLLKRADSNLYEAKRRGKNRAEA; translated from the coding sequence ATGCCGGACGATGCCGAGTCCCTCGTAGAACGCCTGCGCGCCCTCGCCGCCGCCGCGACGGCCGCGAGCTTCGAGTTCCGCTACGACGAGGCCGTCGGGCGGGGCAACGAGGCGCTGGCGCTCGTCCACCTGGACCCGAGCTCGGCGCCCACGACGTGGGACGAGCACCTGGCGGAGCTCGACCCGGCCGTGCTCGAGCACGTGGCGGCCGCCGCCACCGCCGTGGCCATCTGCACCTTCCGCCAGGCGGACTACATGGGCTCGCTGCTCGTGGCGCGCCTGGAGCTCCAGGCGCGGCAGTGGCTGGGTGACGAGGTCGGGGCGGCCAAGGCCCTGCTGGGTCTCGGCTGGTGCTACCACGCCGTCGGCCTCTACCAGCAGGCGCTCGCCAACCAGTTCCAGGCGCTCGACGCGCTGGAGAAGTTGCGCCCCGACGCGGTGGCGGGACCGCTCAACGGCATCGCCCGCGCCTACTTGGACCTCGGCCAGGTCGACCTGGCGCTCGAGTACGGCGAGCGGGCCCTCCACCACGCCTCCGCCTCCCCCGCGGGCCAGCGCGACCTCGCCATCGCCCTCAGGACGATCGGGCAGGCGCGCCGCGAGCGGGGCGACACGGCGGGCGCCCGGGCCGCGTTCCAGGAGAGCTTCGACAGGTCCGACGCCTACGGCCAACGGCTCGCCAAGCTCAGCCTGGGTCAGCTCGCCATCGACGGGGCGGCCTGGGACGAGGCGCAGCGTCACTTCAGCGAGTGCCTGGAGCGCCTGTCGCCGGAGAGGCGCGAGCTGGTGCAGTGCGAGGCGCTGCTCGGCCTGGGTCGCGTGCACCTCGCCAAGGGCGAGCCGCAGGCGGCGCTCGCCCCGCTTGGCGAGGCCATCGCGCGGAGCTCCGCGGGCGGTTCGCCGGTCGAGGCGGCGGCGGCCCACCGCGCCATGTCGGAGGCCATGGCCACGCTCGGACGGTGGGAGCAAGCGCTGCACCACTTCCAGAACTTCCACCGCCTCAACGAGCGCACCCTGAGGCAGCTGTCCGACCGCCGCACGCAGATCCTGCAGCTCCAGCTCGACGTCGACCGCATGCGCAAGGACCGCGAGATCGACCGGCTGCGCAACGTGGAGCTGGCGCGGGCCTACGCCGACCTGAGCCACCTCCACGAGCAGCTGGAGGCGCAAGCGGCCCGGCTGCGACAGCTGGCCCGCACCGACGAGCTAACGGGCGTGGCCAACCGCCGCGCCTTCGAGGAGCGCCTGGGCGACGAGTTGCTCCGCGCCAAGCGTCTGCAGCGGCCGCTCAGCCTGCTCATGGTGGACCTGGACGACTTCAAGCTCGTTAACGACACGTACACGCACGTCGTCGGCGACGCGGTGCTGCGAGCGACGGCCGAGGCGCTGCTCGAGTGCACGCGCGAGATCGACATGGTTGCACGGGTGGGCGGCGAGGAGTTCATCGTGCTGCTGCCCGAGACCGACGCGGCCGGCGCCCACAGCGTCGCCGCCAAGGTGCTCGAGAGCGTGACGCGCCGCTCGCACGAGGCGCAGGGCCTGGCGGTCACCGCCAGCGTCGGGCTGGCCACGCTGGACGCGCTCGACGACGAGATGTCGCTGCTGAAACGCGCCGACTCGAACCTCTACGAGGCCAAGCGCCGCGGCAAGAACCGGGCCGAGGCGTAG